Proteins encoded in a region of the Strix uralensis isolate ZFMK-TIS-50842 chromosome Z, bStrUra1, whole genome shotgun sequence genome:
- the CCNH gene encoding cyclin-H isoform X2, which yields MYYSSTQWRHWTFRSEEELARRRAEANRKFLGKAVASGKVQQSDQVLLEPHEELAICKYYEKRLLDFCAVFKPAMPRSVVGTACMYFKRFYLNNSVMEYHPRIIMLTCAFLACKVDEFNVSSAQFVGNLRESPLGQEKALEQILEYELLLIQQLNFHLIVHNPYRPFEGFLIDLKTRYPRLENPEVLRKTADDFLNRVALTDAYLLFTPSQIALTAILSSGSRAGISMESYLSENLTLKENRTSLAKLLDDLKCMKNLIKKYELPRPEEVAALKQKLEKCHSLELSLNANLKKRKGYEDDDYLTKKSKVDEFTAEVNSKAVTDMESSSI from the exons ATGTACTACAGCAGCACGCAGTGGCGGCACTGGACCTTCCGCAGCGAGGAGGAGCTGGCGCGGCGACGGGCCGAGGCCAACCGCAAGTTTCTCGGGAAGGCGGTGGCGAGCGGGAag GTCCAGCAGAGCGACCAAGTCCTCCTGGAGCCCCACGAGGAGCTGGCGATATGCAAGTACTACGAAAAGCGGCTGCTGGACTTCTGCGCTGTCTTCAAGCCTGCCATGCCGAGATCTGTGGTG ggaACAGCTTGCATGTATTTCAAACGCTTTTACCTCAATAACTCGGTGATGGAGTATCATCCTCGGATAATAAT GCTAACATGTGCATTTTTGGCCTGTAAAGTAGATGAATTTAATGTGTCCAGTGCACAGTTTGTTGGTAACCTTCGAGAAAGTCCCCTTGGACAGGAAAAAGCTCTTGAACAAATACTGGAATATGAACTGCTCCTTATTCAGCAACTGAACTTCCATCTTATCGTCCACAACCCATACAGGCCGTTTGAGGGTTTTCTAATCGATTTGAAG ACTCGCTATCCAAGGCTGGAGAATCCTGAAGTTTTGAGGAAAACAGCTGATGACTTCCTCAATCGAGTGGCTCTGACAGATGCGTATCTTCTCTTTACTCCCTCACAGATAGCTCTCACTGCCATATTATCTAGTGGTTCAAGAGCAGGAATTAGTATGGAAAg TTATTTATCAGAAAATcttacactgaaagaaaacagaacatccTTAGCCAAGCTACTGGATGACTTGAAAT GCATGAAAAATCTCATAAAGAAGTATGAACTGCCAAGGCCTGAAGAGGTTGCTGCTCTAAAACAGAAATTAGAGAAGTGTCACAGCTTGGAGCTTTCACTTAATGCAAACTT gaagaagaggaaaggttATGAAGATGATGATTATCTCACAAAGAAATCTAAAGTGGATGAG TTTACAGCTGAAGTTAATAGCAAGGCCGTAACTGATATGGAGAGCTCATCAATTTGA
- the CCNH gene encoding cyclin-H isoform X5, with the protein MYYSSTQWRHWTFRSEEELARRRAEANRKFLGKAVASGKVQQSDQVLLEPHEELAICKYYEKRLLDFCAVFKPAMPRSVVGTACMYFKRFYLNNSVMEYHPRIIMLTCAFLACKVDEFNVSSAQFVGNLRESPLGQEKALEQILEYELLLIQQLNFHLIVHNPYRPFEGFLIDLKTRYPRLENPEVLRKTADDFLNRVALTDAYLLFTPSQIALTAILSSGSRAGISMESYLSENLTLKENRTSLAKLLDDLKCMKNLIKKYELPRPEEVAALKQKLEKCHSLELSLNANLKKRKGYEDDDYLTKKSKVDEEHTE; encoded by the exons ATGTACTACAGCAGCACGCAGTGGCGGCACTGGACCTTCCGCAGCGAGGAGGAGCTGGCGCGGCGACGGGCCGAGGCCAACCGCAAGTTTCTCGGGAAGGCGGTGGCGAGCGGGAag GTCCAGCAGAGCGACCAAGTCCTCCTGGAGCCCCACGAGGAGCTGGCGATATGCAAGTACTACGAAAAGCGGCTGCTGGACTTCTGCGCTGTCTTCAAGCCTGCCATGCCGAGATCTGTGGTG ggaACAGCTTGCATGTATTTCAAACGCTTTTACCTCAATAACTCGGTGATGGAGTATCATCCTCGGATAATAAT GCTAACATGTGCATTTTTGGCCTGTAAAGTAGATGAATTTAATGTGTCCAGTGCACAGTTTGTTGGTAACCTTCGAGAAAGTCCCCTTGGACAGGAAAAAGCTCTTGAACAAATACTGGAATATGAACTGCTCCTTATTCAGCAACTGAACTTCCATCTTATCGTCCACAACCCATACAGGCCGTTTGAGGGTTTTCTAATCGATTTGAAG ACTCGCTATCCAAGGCTGGAGAATCCTGAAGTTTTGAGGAAAACAGCTGATGACTTCCTCAATCGAGTGGCTCTGACAGATGCGTATCTTCTCTTTACTCCCTCACAGATAGCTCTCACTGCCATATTATCTAGTGGTTCAAGAGCAGGAATTAGTATGGAAAg TTATTTATCAGAAAATcttacactgaaagaaaacagaacatccTTAGCCAAGCTACTGGATGACTTGAAAT GCATGAAAAATCTCATAAAGAAGTATGAACTGCCAAGGCCTGAAGAGGTTGCTGCTCTAAAACAGAAATTAGAGAAGTGTCACAGCTTGGAGCTTTCACTTAATGCAAACTT gaagaagaggaaaggttATGAAGATGATGATTATCTCACAAAGAAATCTAAAGTGGATGAG GAGCACACTGAGTAA
- the CCNH gene encoding cyclin-H isoform X1, with the protein MYYSSTQWRHWTFRSEEELARRRAEANRKFLGKAVASGKVQQSDQVLLEPHEELAICKYYEKRLLDFCAVFKPAMPRSVVGTACMYFKRFYLNNSVMEYHPRIIMLTCAFLACKVDEFNVSSAQFVGNLRESPLGQEKALEQILEYELLLIQQLNFHLIVHNPYRPFEGFLIDLKTRYPRLENPEVLRKTADDFLNRVALTDAYLLFTPSQIALTAILSSGSRAGISMESYLSENLTLKENRTSLAKLLDDLKCMKNLIKKYELPRPEEVAALKQKLEKCHSLELSLNANLKKRKGYEDDDYLTKKSKVDEDPGKTGGFGTPTGNGDGDSHGQSRLG; encoded by the exons ATGTACTACAGCAGCACGCAGTGGCGGCACTGGACCTTCCGCAGCGAGGAGGAGCTGGCGCGGCGACGGGCCGAGGCCAACCGCAAGTTTCTCGGGAAGGCGGTGGCGAGCGGGAag GTCCAGCAGAGCGACCAAGTCCTCCTGGAGCCCCACGAGGAGCTGGCGATATGCAAGTACTACGAAAAGCGGCTGCTGGACTTCTGCGCTGTCTTCAAGCCTGCCATGCCGAGATCTGTGGTG ggaACAGCTTGCATGTATTTCAAACGCTTTTACCTCAATAACTCGGTGATGGAGTATCATCCTCGGATAATAAT GCTAACATGTGCATTTTTGGCCTGTAAAGTAGATGAATTTAATGTGTCCAGTGCACAGTTTGTTGGTAACCTTCGAGAAAGTCCCCTTGGACAGGAAAAAGCTCTTGAACAAATACTGGAATATGAACTGCTCCTTATTCAGCAACTGAACTTCCATCTTATCGTCCACAACCCATACAGGCCGTTTGAGGGTTTTCTAATCGATTTGAAG ACTCGCTATCCAAGGCTGGAGAATCCTGAAGTTTTGAGGAAAACAGCTGATGACTTCCTCAATCGAGTGGCTCTGACAGATGCGTATCTTCTCTTTACTCCCTCACAGATAGCTCTCACTGCCATATTATCTAGTGGTTCAAGAGCAGGAATTAGTATGGAAAg TTATTTATCAGAAAATcttacactgaaagaaaacagaacatccTTAGCCAAGCTACTGGATGACTTGAAAT GCATGAAAAATCTCATAAAGAAGTATGAACTGCCAAGGCCTGAAGAGGTTGCTGCTCTAAAACAGAAATTAGAGAAGTGTCACAGCTTGGAGCTTTCACTTAATGCAAACTT gaagaagaggaaaggttATGAAGATGATGATTATCTCACAAAGAAATCTAAAGTGGATGAG
- the CCNH gene encoding cyclin-H isoform X3, with the protein MYYSSTQWRHWTFRSEEELARRRAEANRKFLGKAVASGKVQQSDQVLLEPHEELAICKYYEKRLLDFCAVFKPAMPRSVVGTACMYFKRFYLNNSVMEYHPRIIMLTCAFLACKVDEFNVSSAQFVGNLRESPLGQEKALEQILEYELLLIQQLNFHLIVHNPYRPFEGFLIDLKTRYPRLENPEVLRKTADDFLNRVALTDAYLLFTPSQIALTAILSSGSRAGISMESYLSENLTLKENRTSLAKLLDDLKCMKNLIKKYELPRPEEVAALKQKLEKCHSLELSLNANLKKRKGYEDDDYLTKKSKVDELSSQGFTVIGGLSQ; encoded by the exons ATGTACTACAGCAGCACGCAGTGGCGGCACTGGACCTTCCGCAGCGAGGAGGAGCTGGCGCGGCGACGGGCCGAGGCCAACCGCAAGTTTCTCGGGAAGGCGGTGGCGAGCGGGAag GTCCAGCAGAGCGACCAAGTCCTCCTGGAGCCCCACGAGGAGCTGGCGATATGCAAGTACTACGAAAAGCGGCTGCTGGACTTCTGCGCTGTCTTCAAGCCTGCCATGCCGAGATCTGTGGTG ggaACAGCTTGCATGTATTTCAAACGCTTTTACCTCAATAACTCGGTGATGGAGTATCATCCTCGGATAATAAT GCTAACATGTGCATTTTTGGCCTGTAAAGTAGATGAATTTAATGTGTCCAGTGCACAGTTTGTTGGTAACCTTCGAGAAAGTCCCCTTGGACAGGAAAAAGCTCTTGAACAAATACTGGAATATGAACTGCTCCTTATTCAGCAACTGAACTTCCATCTTATCGTCCACAACCCATACAGGCCGTTTGAGGGTTTTCTAATCGATTTGAAG ACTCGCTATCCAAGGCTGGAGAATCCTGAAGTTTTGAGGAAAACAGCTGATGACTTCCTCAATCGAGTGGCTCTGACAGATGCGTATCTTCTCTTTACTCCCTCACAGATAGCTCTCACTGCCATATTATCTAGTGGTTCAAGAGCAGGAATTAGTATGGAAAg TTATTTATCAGAAAATcttacactgaaagaaaacagaacatccTTAGCCAAGCTACTGGATGACTTGAAAT GCATGAAAAATCTCATAAAGAAGTATGAACTGCCAAGGCCTGAAGAGGTTGCTGCTCTAAAACAGAAATTAGAGAAGTGTCACAGCTTGGAGCTTTCACTTAATGCAAACTT gaagaagaggaaaggttATGAAGATGATGATTATCTCACAAAGAAATCTAAAGTGGATGAG
- the CCNH gene encoding cyclin-H isoform X4, whose translation MYYSSTQWRHWTFRSEEELARRRAEANRKFLGKAVASGKVQQSDQVLLEPHEELAICKYYEKRLLDFCAVFKPAMPRSVVGTACMYFKRFYLNNSVMEYHPRIIMLTCAFLACKVDEFNVSSAQFVGNLRESPLGQEKALEQILEYELLLIQQLNFHLIVHNPYRPFEGFLIDLKTRYPRLENPEVLRKTADDFLNRVALTDAYLLFTPSQIALTAILSSGSRAGISMESYLSENLTLKENRTSLAKLLDDLKCMKNLIKKYELPRPEEVAALKQKLEKCHSLELSLNANLKKRKGYEDDDYLTKKSKVDEEEWTDDDVVDLV comes from the exons ATGTACTACAGCAGCACGCAGTGGCGGCACTGGACCTTCCGCAGCGAGGAGGAGCTGGCGCGGCGACGGGCCGAGGCCAACCGCAAGTTTCTCGGGAAGGCGGTGGCGAGCGGGAag GTCCAGCAGAGCGACCAAGTCCTCCTGGAGCCCCACGAGGAGCTGGCGATATGCAAGTACTACGAAAAGCGGCTGCTGGACTTCTGCGCTGTCTTCAAGCCTGCCATGCCGAGATCTGTGGTG ggaACAGCTTGCATGTATTTCAAACGCTTTTACCTCAATAACTCGGTGATGGAGTATCATCCTCGGATAATAAT GCTAACATGTGCATTTTTGGCCTGTAAAGTAGATGAATTTAATGTGTCCAGTGCACAGTTTGTTGGTAACCTTCGAGAAAGTCCCCTTGGACAGGAAAAAGCTCTTGAACAAATACTGGAATATGAACTGCTCCTTATTCAGCAACTGAACTTCCATCTTATCGTCCACAACCCATACAGGCCGTTTGAGGGTTTTCTAATCGATTTGAAG ACTCGCTATCCAAGGCTGGAGAATCCTGAAGTTTTGAGGAAAACAGCTGATGACTTCCTCAATCGAGTGGCTCTGACAGATGCGTATCTTCTCTTTACTCCCTCACAGATAGCTCTCACTGCCATATTATCTAGTGGTTCAAGAGCAGGAATTAGTATGGAAAg TTATTTATCAGAAAATcttacactgaaagaaaacagaacatccTTAGCCAAGCTACTGGATGACTTGAAAT GCATGAAAAATCTCATAAAGAAGTATGAACTGCCAAGGCCTGAAGAGGTTGCTGCTCTAAAACAGAAATTAGAGAAGTGTCACAGCTTGGAGCTTTCACTTAATGCAAACTT gaagaagaggaaaggttATGAAGATGATGATTATCTCACAAAGAAATCTAAAGTGGATGAG GAAGAGTGGACTGATGATGATGTTGTGGACTTAGTGTAA